One stretch of Candidatus Nitrosotenuis cloacae DNA includes these proteins:
- a CDS encoding thiolase family protein has translation MRVAVAGYSTTKFSLDHSPIENLLFSATKQIFQNTKNISQKDIDAVLVSTNDTKRYLAPIVSELAGITPKISHSIESMCNSGTNAIVSGFSYISSGMADVVLVVGAEQAENPGQVLDWDASRGEFQHPIFWGTMFTKAHKRKHRTTDEDLAYVSALNHKNAQDNPVSYNSKKYTIEDVMNSKKLTDDLRVLDCSRSCYGSSAVLLASEKVAKKYTDTPVWIEGIGQKTTSASFTKNDLTRLDSTSDAASQAYSMAKITPDQIDVAEIHDAFSVCELMILEDLEITQKGQAAKMVRESYQTNNKKINPRGGLIGSGHPLGATGLAQISEIASQLTGNSSKRQVENARIGLIQNMSAAATSSTVLVMRQ, from the coding sequence ATGAGAGTAGCAGTTGCTGGATATTCCACGACCAAGTTTTCATTGGATCATTCCCCAATTGAGAACCTGTTGTTTTCAGCAACAAAGCAGATATTCCAAAACACAAAAAACATATCACAAAAAGACATTGATGCAGTCTTGGTATCAACCAATGACACTAAAAGATATCTTGCACCTATAGTGTCCGAGCTTGCAGGGATTACGCCAAAAATCTCACACAGCATAGAGAGCATGTGCAACTCCGGAACAAATGCGATTGTGTCTGGATTTTCCTACATTTCGTCTGGAATGGCAGATGTTGTACTGGTAGTAGGCGCCGAGCAAGCAGAAAATCCAGGACAAGTTCTAGATTGGGATGCATCGCGCGGTGAGTTTCAGCACCCAATATTTTGGGGAACAATGTTTACCAAGGCACACAAAAGAAAGCACCGAACCACGGATGAAGACTTGGCATATGTTTCTGCGCTAAACCACAAAAATGCCCAAGACAATCCAGTATCGTATAATTCAAAAAAATACACCATAGAAGATGTGATGAACTCTAAAAAACTGACAGATGATCTAAGAGTGCTTGATTGCTCACGCTCTTGTTATGGAAGCTCGGCAGTGTTACTAGCATCGGAAAAAGTGGCAAAAAAATACACCGACACACCAGTATGGATTGAGGGAATCGGCCAAAAGACGACATCGGCTAGTTTTACAAAAAATGACCTCACCAGATTGGATTCCACAAGTGATGCTGCATCACAGGCATATTCCATGGCAAAGATTACGCCTGATCAAATAGATGTAGCAGAGATTCATGATGCATTTTCCGTTTGCGAATTAATGATACTGGAGGACTTGGAAATCACACAAAAAGGGCAGGCAGCAAAGATGGTCCGCGAATCATACCAGACAAACAATAAGAAAATCAATCCGAGGGGAGGCTTGATTGGGTCTGGCCATCCACTTGGTGCAACAGGACTGGCACAAATATCAGAGATTGCATCGCAGTTAACAGGAAACAGCTCAAAAAGACAAGTAGAAAACGCCAGAATAGGCCTAATCCAGAACATGTCAGCAGCTGCCACATCATCCACAGTACTGGTAATGAGACAATGA
- a CDS encoding Zn-ribbon domain-containing OB-fold protein: MSFESELKKGRFAVGQCTKCNRVSWPPSESCNNCFGEMVQRPVKEPGTIIECSAIDGKAFAMAEFEGVIRILGSIPEKNLEPGHKVKITRCGFDQTPKFTFALI, from the coding sequence ATGAGTTTTGAATCAGAGCTAAAAAAGGGAAGATTCGCCGTAGGCCAATGTACAAAATGTAACAGGGTGAGCTGGCCACCAAGTGAGTCATGCAATAATTGTTTTGGCGAGATGGTCCAAAGACCAGTAAAAGAACCCGGAACCATAATAGAATGCTCTGCAATAGATGGTAAGGCATTTGCGATGGCAGAATTTGAGGGCGTGATCAGAATTCTTGGCTCCATTCCAGAGAAAAACCTAGAACCAGGACATAAAGTCAAAATCACCAGATGTGGCTTTGATCAGACCCCAAAATTCACGTTTGCTCTGATATAG
- a CDS encoding resolvase, translated as MSNIVKLKVSIPKKKDNVKIARTRRQRGYHWEDTLVKRFNALDGWKGFRLGSPSVALPDILAVSTKNSTIFTIEAKSGTTNSLVVPYDQIIRCLKWVDNFELYQTREVIFAFKFLSKKRIGLGEYEKRELREYYKIWDRTKQITDFACNYDGTTHSIIEAKRQRLDLRDYTMPFVSKNIKTMQEF; from the coding sequence TTGTCAAATATCGTAAAACTAAAGGTGTCAATACCAAAGAAAAAGGATAATGTCAAGATAGCAAGGACCAGACGCCAGCGGGGATATCACTGGGAGGATACTCTGGTAAAAAGATTCAACGCACTGGATGGCTGGAAAGGCTTTCGGTTAGGCTCGCCAAGTGTCGCATTGCCCGATATTTTGGCAGTAAGCACAAAGAACAGTACCATTTTTACAATCGAGGCAAAATCAGGCACCACAAACTCACTTGTGGTGCCATATGATCAGATAATTCGATGTCTCAAGTGGGTGGACAATTTTGAGCTGTATCAAACAAGAGAGGTCATTTTTGCATTCAAGTTTCTATCAAAGAAAAGGATTGGTCTGGGAGAATATGAGAAAAGGGAGCTGCGAGAATACTACAAAATCTGGGACAGGACAAAGCAGATTACAGATTTTGCCTGCAACTATGATGGAACAACTCACTCCATAATAGAGGCAAAGCGCCAAAGACTAGATCTTAGAGACTACACCATGCCGTTTGTGAGCAAAAATATCAAAACCATGCAAGAATTCTAG
- a CDS encoding DedA family protein: MNELQVLIQWVSSLVSEYLYLGIFVAAIIETVFPPIPTAAIFPFAGYFASQSGMSLLEVLGLGMAGGIGATIGSTVIYLICIKLGRVAMLRYLRYVKISEQKLVKIEKWFEKHGDKAVFLGRMVPVLREMISIPAGLLGMKPLKFVVYTFCGSCVWSIALTLVGYYFGQVTLGII; encoded by the coding sequence ATGAATGAACTCCAAGTACTAATCCAGTGGGTAAGCTCCCTAGTATCAGAATATCTCTATTTGGGAATCTTTGTAGCGGCCATAATAGAAACAGTGTTTCCACCAATACCCACTGCCGCAATCTTTCCATTTGCAGGTTATTTTGCATCACAAAGCGGCATGAGTCTGCTTGAGGTGCTAGGACTTGGCATGGCTGGGGGAATTGGTGCAACAATTGGCTCGACTGTGATTTACTTAATCTGCATCAAGCTTGGACGAGTTGCCATGTTGCGCTATCTCAGATATGTCAAAATCTCAGAGCAAAAGCTAGTAAAAATAGAAAAATGGTTTGAAAAGCACGGAGACAAGGCAGTCTTTTTGGGAAGAATGGTGCCTGTTCTAAGAGAAATGATCTCAATCCCTGCAGGGCTACTTGGAATGAAGCCGCTCAAGTTTGTAGTTTACACATTTTGTGGCTCATGTGTTTGGAGCATAGCACTCACACTTGTCGGCTATTATTTTGGACAGGTAACGCTTGGAATAATCTAA
- a CDS encoding sensor histidine kinase, whose product MAQTSDFEKFGGLTGKTLDDLGHAKHELEEREVQIRDLAMQSSARFNELMNVNSELKGKIEFLQDLATNLSVRNEELERKNRDLEIQKAENTKLESDLRRNLEKVVLKEKEIELQRDHLERQVNEKTGELIKSQKLAIIGELASRMAHDLRNPLSTIKNVVELMENKQKLRIEEKIIYYGKLHRAIDRISHQVDDVLEYGKASQLNLQSANITNIIRQIISDSNIPKDVKINVDNVDLRMNVDVRKIEAVITNLIINATQAMDGKGTINVRLLDNGSNAIFAVEDSGSGINPQDLPKIFEPLFTTKQTGTGLGLSICKKIIEQHGGNITAKNNPTTFIVRLPKNFSVQT is encoded by the coding sequence ATGGCACAGACTAGTGATTTTGAAAAATTTGGAGGACTGACAGGAAAAACTCTAGATGATCTTGGGCATGCAAAGCACGAATTAGAAGAGCGTGAGGTCCAAATACGTGATCTTGCAATGCAATCAAGCGCAAGATTCAATGAACTAATGAATGTAAATTCCGAGCTAAAGGGAAAAATAGAATTTCTGCAGGATCTAGCAACAAATCTCAGTGTTAGAAACGAGGAGTTAGAGCGGAAAAACAGAGACCTTGAAATCCAAAAGGCAGAAAATACCAAATTAGAATCAGACCTAAGACGAAATCTGGAAAAAGTGGTCCTAAAAGAAAAGGAAATCGAGCTACAGCGTGATCATTTGGAGAGACAGGTAAATGAAAAGACGGGTGAGCTGATCAAGTCACAAAAGCTGGCAATAATTGGAGAGTTGGCATCAAGAATGGCACATGATCTTAGAAACCCATTATCTACTATCAAAAATGTTGTGGAACTAATGGAAAACAAGCAAAAACTTCGAATCGAAGAAAAAATTATTTACTATGGAAAATTACATCGCGCAATAGACAGAATATCTCACCAAGTGGATGACGTATTAGAATATGGCAAGGCAAGCCAGTTAAACTTGCAGTCTGCAAACATTACAAACATCATCAGACAGATCATATCGGATAGCAACATACCAAAAGACGTCAAGATAAACGTCGACAATGTAGACCTTAGAATGAATGTCGATGTCAGAAAGATAGAGGCAGTAATCACCAATTTGATAATCAATGCAACACAGGCAATGGATGGTAAAGGAACCATCAATGTGAGGCTTTTGGATAATGGCTCTAACGCAATATTTGCGGTTGAAGATTCTGGTTCTGGAATAAATCCTCAGGATTTGCCAAAAATATTTGAACCATTATTTACTACAAAGCAGACTGGAACAGGACTTGGCTTGTCAATTTGCAAAAAGATAATCGAGCAACACGGCGGAAACATTACCGCAAAAAACAATCCAACCACATTCATAGTTCGACTGCCAAAGAATTTTAGCGTTCAAACATGA
- a CDS encoding type II glyceraldehyde-3-phosphate dehydrogenase, with translation MKRVFVNGYGSIGNRIAQFIKDDPQIKVVGVGKFSPDDKVNDAIARGFDVYVPQKRIESFKNYKIKGTIEDAISNCDLVIDGAPGGIGYANKKQLYEPKGVMAIYQGGESVFGDERVSDLLFNSRVNYKEAFGKKHVMQGSCNVTGMGRILQPLREKYGSRLVRFDAILVRRWADLEQTDKSVPDTVEWSPNPHHQDDVKFYMGKDTPLFIQAIKVPTRQMHVHMMSIRFKDMTPNPSEILDLFKDEHGVATLWTAKGTKQIRDAAESMKFSFKDTNMIHIHANMMETIGDTIKMVYSDDQTGIVIPENHMLMQAMLFQKSYEESFSHTESLFHMEEKKKALEAFFAKK, from the coding sequence ATGAAGCGCGTTTTTGTCAATGGATATGGCTCCATTGGAAACAGAATCGCCCAGTTCATCAAAGATGATCCTCAAATCAAGGTAGTCGGTGTTGGAAAATTCTCGCCAGATGATAAGGTAAATGATGCCATCGCTCGCGGCTTTGACGTTTATGTGCCGCAAAAAAGAATCGAGTCTTTTAAAAATTACAAAATAAAGGGAACCATAGAAGATGCCATTTCTAATTGTGACTTGGTAATCGATGGAGCCCCCGGTGGAATCGGATATGCCAACAAAAAACAGCTATACGAGCCAAAGGGAGTAATGGCAATCTATCAGGGTGGCGAGTCGGTCTTTGGGGATGAGCGCGTATCGGATTTACTGTTTAATTCTCGTGTTAACTACAAGGAGGCCTTTGGCAAAAAGCACGTAATGCAAGGAAGCTGTAATGTCACCGGAATGGGCAGAATTTTACAACCATTACGGGAAAAATATGGCTCAAGACTGGTTAGATTCGATGCCATACTGGTAAGGAGATGGGCTGACTTGGAGCAAACTGACAAGTCCGTTCCAGATACCGTCGAGTGGTCCCCAAACCCGCACCATCAAGACGATGTGAAATTCTACATGGGAAAAGACACACCATTATTCATTCAGGCAATCAAGGTTCCGACTCGACAAATGCATGTTCACATGATGAGCATTAGATTCAAGGATATGACACCAAACCCGTCTGAGATTCTGGACTTGTTCAAAGACGAACACGGCGTTGCCACATTATGGACTGCAAAGGGAACAAAACAAATCCGTGATGCCGCAGAATCCATGAAGTTCAGCTTTAAAGACACCAACATGATCCACATTCATGCAAACATGATGGAAACAATTGGGGACACCATAAAGATGGTCTACTCTGATGACCAAACGGGTATAGTCATTCCTGAAAACCACATGCTAATGCAGGCAATGCTGTTCCAAAAATCCTATGAGGAATCATTCTCTCACACAGAAAGCCTGTTCCACATGGAAGAAAAGAAAAAGGCACTAGAGGCCTTTTTTGCCAAAAAATAA
- a CDS encoding helix-turn-helix transcriptional regulator, whose protein sequence is MSTDGLREIVIDQDEQKQKALEVFSDNYTRIILSTMMETPKSALQISGETKIPLTTVYRKIHHLLEENLIRISGHIAENGKKNFLYKSKLKSFHVTFSKDRFAILVNTSGTCNFCLNSHV, encoded by the coding sequence GTGTCAACTGACGGATTGCGTGAAATAGTAATAGATCAGGACGAGCAAAAGCAAAAGGCACTAGAAGTATTCTCAGACAACTACACTCGAATTATTTTGTCTACCATGATGGAGACTCCCAAGTCCGCCCTGCAAATAAGTGGGGAAACAAAGATTCCACTGACTACGGTATATCGTAAAATCCACCATTTGTTGGAAGAAAACCTGATTCGAATATCTGGACACATTGCGGAAAATGGTAAAAAGAACTTTCTCTATAAAAGCAAGCTCAAATCATTCCATGTCACATTTAGCAAGGATAGATTTGCTATACTGGTAAACACCAGCGGCACATGTAATTTCTGCCTAAATTCTCATGTTTGA
- a CDS encoding nucleotidyltransferase family protein → MQAIILAGGLGSRLKPITDYVPKPLIPINNIPLIEYQIKQLKKFRVNQFVICTGYKTDQIQNYLEHKKNFDSKILYSIEKTPLGTGGAIKKAAKLIKDKSFLVLNGDIISTIDVQKLYPHKNSIALVELRTKFGTVELDDSMITRFQEKKPLTNIWMNSGIYHLSKDIIPHLPSKGAIEDTTFRKFAKEGKLVGIRFKNAFWHSIDSHKDLDDCSKALKGKKL, encoded by the coding sequence TTGCAAGCAATTATTCTAGCAGGAGGCCTTGGCAGTAGACTAAAACCAATCACAGACTATGTCCCAAAACCACTAATCCCAATTAACAACATTCCTCTAATCGAATACCAAATAAAACAATTAAAAAAATTTAGAGTAAACCAGTTTGTGATTTGTACCGGTTACAAGACTGACCAAATTCAAAATTATCTAGAACACAAAAAAAACTTTGACTCCAAAATACTATACTCAATAGAAAAGACACCTCTTGGAACAGGCGGCGCAATAAAAAAGGCTGCAAAACTGATCAAAGACAAGTCATTCTTGGTGCTAAACGGCGATATCATTAGTACGATTGATGTTCAAAAATTATACCCGCACAAAAATTCTATCGCACTAGTTGAGCTGAGAACCAAGTTTGGCACAGTAGAGTTGGATGACTCCATGATAACCAGATTCCAAGAAAAAAAGCCATTGACCAACATATGGATGAATTCCGGGATTTATCACCTCAGTAAAGACATCATACCACACTTGCCATCAAAGGGCGCAATCGAGGATACTACATTCCGCAAATTCGCAAAAGAAGGTAAGCTAGTAGGAATTAGATTCAAAAATGCATTTTGGCATTCGATCGACTCCCACAAGGATCTGGATGACTGCTCCAAGGCACTAAAAGGCAAAAAGTTGTGA
- a CDS encoding DsbA family protein: MIHAPSLGIGAAISAAVIIGVFFVINGPLTDNSFKVEDIQDVEKAQVLQEQEPQQVQMSVFSDNASPILGDPNAPITIIEFGDYQCFYCNKFFHDTENQIHENYIKTGKAKMIFKDFTIIGQDSVVAAHAAHCADEQGKFWEYHDTLYNNWNGENNGWASAENQFKFAQQLGLDNAQFTECMTSEKYKPKIQASSEDAKTLGLTGTPAFFVIGPNNKIVKVPGAQPYDVFVSILDSDEIKLQ; this comes from the coding sequence TTGATTCATGCTCCATCACTAGGCATAGGCGCCGCAATCTCGGCTGCCGTCATAATTGGAGTGTTTTTTGTAATCAATGGCCCACTAACAGACAATTCATTCAAAGTAGAAGACATACAGGATGTTGAAAAGGCCCAAGTACTACAAGAACAGGAACCACAACAGGTGCAAATGTCAGTCTTCTCAGACAACGCGTCACCGATTTTGGGTGATCCAAACGCACCAATCACAATCATAGAGTTTGGCGATTACCAGTGTTTTTACTGCAACAAGTTCTTCCATGATACCGAAAACCAGATTCATGAGAACTATATCAAAACAGGCAAGGCCAAGATGATATTCAAAGACTTTACCATAATCGGCCAAGATTCTGTCGTTGCAGCCCATGCGGCCCATTGCGCAGACGAGCAGGGCAAGTTCTGGGAATATCATGATACATTATACAACAACTGGAATGGTGAGAACAACGGATGGGCATCCGCAGAAAACCAGTTCAAGTTTGCACAGCAATTAGGATTAGACAATGCCCAATTCACAGAATGTATGACCAGTGAAAAATACAAGCCAAAGATTCAGGCAAGCTCAGAGGATGCAAAGACACTAGGATTAACTGGAACTCCGGCATTCTTTGTGATAGGTCCAAATAACAAAATAGTCAAGGTCCCAGGCGCTCAGCCATACGATGTGTTTGTTAGCATATTGGATTCGGATGAGATCAAATTACAATAA
- a CDS encoding LLM class flavin-dependent oxidoreductase, with translation MKLSYSLGSLLSVNEVLQCAGKTAKAKPDTVWIPETWGMENFAMLSAISSRTKSKIGSSIINIYSRSPSLIAMGAATIDSISNQRLILGLGTSSVPIIQGLHGYAFERPLQRMKETVEIVRLALSGKKIDYSGQIFSLKGFTLLIKPPRPAIPIYIAAINQKMTELTWRIADGVIFYLRPISEMKSTISKMQKKRTIDVACQLISSVSENGEQAKERVRKTLAFYISVGEIYRKFLAENGFKKETDNIYGEYQKSGFKSNHELVSDHMLESLTISGTPQECKKQLKKFYNAGITHPIMQFNPIDDVGKSFDLFTKTFSDV, from the coding sequence ATGAAATTATCGTACAGTCTTGGTTCGCTTTTATCAGTAAACGAGGTACTACAGTGTGCAGGAAAAACAGCAAAAGCAAAGCCAGACACAGTGTGGATTCCAGAGACATGGGGCATGGAAAACTTTGCAATGCTCAGCGCCATATCATCAAGAACCAAATCAAAGATTGGCTCATCAATTATCAACATTTACTCGCGCAGTCCATCATTGATTGCAATGGGTGCTGCGACCATAGACAGCATATCTAACCAGAGACTGATTCTAGGACTTGGAACAAGCAGTGTACCAATCATCCAGGGGCTACACGGATACGCATTTGAGAGACCACTACAGCGAATGAAGGAAACAGTGGAGATAGTTAGATTGGCACTGTCTGGAAAGAAAATAGACTATTCAGGGCAGATATTTTCCCTCAAGGGATTCACATTATTAATCAAACCCCCACGCCCAGCCATTCCAATTTACATTGCGGCAATAAACCAGAAAATGACTGAGCTAACCTGGAGAATTGCAGATGGAGTCATATTTTATCTGAGGCCAATCTCTGAGATGAAAAGCACCATATCAAAGATGCAGAAAAAAAGAACAATCGATGTTGCGTGTCAGCTGATCAGTAGCGTATCAGAGAACGGAGAGCAAGCAAAGGAGCGAGTCCGCAAGACATTGGCATTTTACATCTCTGTTGGGGAAATATATCGCAAATTTTTGGCAGAAAACGGATTCAAAAAAGAAACGGACAACATTTATGGAGAATACCAAAAATCAGGATTCAAATCAAATCACGAGCTGGTATCAGACCACATGTTAGAATCTCTAACCATATCAGGCACCCCACAAGAATGCAAAAAACAATTAAAAAAATTCTACAATGCCGGAATCACGCATCCAATAATGCAGTTCAACCCAATTGATGATGTAGGAAAGTCATTTGATCTATTCACAAAAACATTCAGTGATGTATGA
- a CDS encoding cation diffusion facilitator family transporter, with the protein MASGSKKAVYAALFGNLGIAITKFIAAIITGSAAMWAEAYHSASDTFNQVLILFGIKTSTKAANHQHQFGHGRELFFWSFIVATMIFGISGILSLEQGVSSLLEEMHSIKNSQISYIVLAVAFGFEGNALRVALKQFIREIREKGDKISFSSMIIHFKESKDIALLTVIVEDCAALLGILVAAIGIFLSDITGNAVYDAIASLIIGGILMFFAFFLAKENRGLLIGESVTNREYKKIVKSVQEIPEVNKLITMRTMHLSPEDILVGIQVNLIDNLDTDKIETVTDAIEQKIMEIIPNTNREHIFVEIERERKK; encoded by the coding sequence TTGGCAAGTGGTTCTAAGAAGGCAGTCTATGCTGCATTGTTTGGAAATTTAGGCATAGCAATAACCAAGTTCATTGCGGCAATCATAACTGGGAGTGCCGCCATGTGGGCAGAGGCGTACCACTCTGCATCAGATACATTCAACCAAGTCCTGATCTTATTTGGAATCAAAACGAGCACAAAGGCAGCCAACCACCAACACCAATTCGGGCACGGCAGAGAGTTGTTCTTTTGGTCATTTATTGTGGCTACCATGATTTTTGGAATCTCTGGTATTTTATCACTAGAGCAAGGAGTCTCGTCATTATTGGAGGAAATGCACAGTATCAAGAATTCCCAGATAAGCTATATTGTATTGGCCGTGGCGTTTGGCTTTGAGGGAAACGCACTACGGGTGGCACTAAAGCAGTTTATTCGGGAAATAAGAGAAAAAGGAGACAAGATCAGCTTTTCATCGATGATTATACACTTTAAGGAAAGCAAGGACATTGCACTACTTACAGTAATAGTTGAGGACTGTGCTGCACTACTTGGAATATTGGTTGCAGCAATTGGAATATTCCTATCCGACATAACAGGTAATGCAGTCTATGATGCAATTGCATCATTAATCATTGGTGGAATTCTGATGTTTTTTGCCTTTTTCTTGGCAAAGGAAAACCGAGGACTGCTCATTGGTGAATCAGTCACAAACAGAGAATACAAAAAAATAGTAAAATCAGTCCAAGAGATTCCCGAGGTTAACAAGCTCATCACGATGCGGACAATGCACCTTAGTCCCGAGGACATTTTGGTAGGGATTCAGGTGAACCTGATTGACAATCTTGATACTGACAAAATAGAGACAGTAACAGATGCAATTGAGCAAAAGATAATGGAGATCATTCCAAATACAAACAGAGAGCACATTTTTGTGGAAATAGAGCGAGAGCGGAAAAAATAG
- a CDS encoding A24 family peptidase C-terminal domain-containing protein, producing MMLDLASLDGIRVVLALAMLGIACASDVKKREINDIIWIIFGAIAACLIPFSGDITEELLKIGIAMIVAPIVIIIWRFGLFGGADAFALIVLAALTPNFSLAHGTITPFTALTNAVLLSIIPMLVNVIRNSILLARKQDIFEGFNETKKKKIIAMFVGYRAANPKFGFSIEQKQGKYKKLNLSLQHAEYAEFCTKKDTWITPGIPYMLFITAGFVLQLVYGDVIFSAFNAFLHA from the coding sequence ATGATGTTGGATCTAGCCTCACTTGATGGAATAAGAGTAGTATTGGCACTAGCTATGCTAGGCATCGCATGTGCATCCGATGTGAAAAAGCGTGAAATTAATGACATCATCTGGATTATCTTTGGGGCAATTGCCGCATGTTTGATTCCATTTAGTGGCGACATTACAGAAGAGCTGCTCAAAATAGGCATAGCCATGATTGTGGCTCCAATTGTCATCATAATATGGCGATTTGGGTTATTTGGCGGAGCTGATGCATTTGCATTAATCGTACTAGCAGCCTTGACACCAAACTTTTCTCTAGCCCACGGTACGATAACGCCATTTACTGCTCTGACAAATGCCGTATTACTATCAATCATACCAATGCTAGTCAACGTAATTAGGAATTCGATTCTGCTTGCCAGAAAACAAGACATCTTTGAGGGGTTTAATGAAACAAAAAAGAAGAAAATAATTGCAATGTTCGTAGGATACAGAGCTGCAAACCCCAAATTTGGATTCTCAATTGAGCAAAAACAAGGAAAATACAAAAAGCTAAACCTATCACTGCAGCACGCAGAGTATGCAGAGTTTTGCACCAAAAAAGACACTTGGATAACACCTGGCATTCCGTACATGCTGTTTATTACGGCAGGCTTTGTCTTGCAGTTAGTCTATGGCGATGTAATATTTAGTGCATTTAATGCATTTTTGCACGCATAA
- a CDS encoding threonine synthase, which yields MKDNAYLKCIDPSCGLEYPINSRNIECERGHLLDVKYKNTPSPELKELFSNRRNPQGNIFNESGVWRFRELLNFCQIETGNRDECSKYLVSLDGAEGRQSKPYQMSKVADFIGMSHDNLWLQPEGYNPSGSFKDNGMSTAVTHAKLIGAKRIICASTGNTSAAAAMYAANESMECDVYIPAGQIAPGKLSQAYQFGAQIVQVQGNFDDALAKSLDDAKNHDGYTVNSVNPFRIEGQKTIPYRAIEYLNWNPPDWIVYPGGALGNISSCGKALMELYEWGWIKKIPRIAVINSEGASTLYDLYNGGFEGQKLRWNKGKPDTELIKKYYSHLDQKGIRPKTKATAIQIGRPANILKGLRALEFTNGIVEKVSDSEMLDGMSIVGLNGFDCEMASGASPAGIKKLVEQEIIKKDDVVVGILTGRQKDSSLPVDYHNNPANRFANPPRD from the coding sequence TTGAAAGATAATGCTTACCTAAAATGCATAGACCCAAGCTGTGGACTAGAATATCCAATTAATTCAAGAAACATCGAATGCGAGCGAGGCCATTTACTTGATGTAAAATACAAAAACACACCCTCGCCAGAACTAAAGGAATTATTCTCAAACAGACGAAACCCGCAAGGCAACATCTTTAATGAAAGCGGAGTCTGGCGATTCCGAGAGCTGCTAAACTTTTGCCAAATAGAAACTGGAAACAGAGATGAATGCTCCAAGTATTTGGTCTCGCTTGATGGTGCAGAAGGCAGACAGTCCAAGCCATACCAAATGTCAAAAGTAGCAGACTTTATCGGTATGAGCCACGATAATTTATGGCTCCAACCGGAAGGATACAACCCGAGTGGCTCATTCAAAGATAATGGCATGTCCACTGCCGTAACCCATGCAAAGCTGATTGGTGCAAAAAGAATCATCTGTGCATCAACCGGAAATACATCAGCCGCAGCTGCAATGTATGCAGCAAATGAGAGCATGGAGTGTGATGTGTATATTCCGGCAGGCCAGATTGCCCCAGGCAAACTATCACAAGCATATCAGTTTGGAGCGCAAATAGTTCAGGTCCAGGGAAATTTCGATGATGCACTGGCAAAATCACTCGATGATGCAAAGAATCACGACGGCTATACAGTAAATTCGGTTAATCCATTTAGGATAGAGGGCCAAAAAACAATCCCCTATCGTGCAATAGAATATCTAAACTGGAATCCACCAGACTGGATAGTATATCCGGGGGGTGCACTGGGAAACATTTCCAGCTGTGGCAAAGCACTAATGGAGCTATACGAGTGGGGTTGGATTAAAAAAATCCCAAGAATTGCGGTGATAAACTCCGAGGGCGCAAGCACACTGTATGATCTGTATAATGGTGGATTTGAGGGCCAAAAGCTCCGATGGAACAAGGGCAAGCCAGATACGGAGCTAATCAAAAAATACTATTCCCATTTGGACCAAAAAGGAATCAGGCCAAAAACAAAGGCAACTGCAATCCAAATCGGAAGGCCTGCAAACATACTCAAAGGACTGCGAGCACTAGAGTTCACCAATGGTATTGTAGAGAAGGTATCTGATTCCGAGATGCTAGATGGCATGTCAATAGTCGGACTAAACGGATTTGATTGTGAGATGGCATCTGGCGCATCACCTGCAGGAATCAAAAAGCTAGTAGAGCAGGAAATAATAAAAAAAGACGACGTCGTAGTTGGAATCCTAACCGGAAGACAAAAGGATTCCAGTCTGCCAGTTGACTATCATAACAATCCAGCAAATAGATTTGCAAACCCACCGAGGGACTAG